In one Sphingobacterium daejeonense genomic region, the following are encoded:
- the purN gene encoding phosphoribosylglycinamide formyltransferase, translating to MKKRIAIFASGSGSNAQKIMEHFKYSDSAEVALVLSNNPDAYVLQRADNFEIPTHVFDKHDFYQTDEIVNLLKRLEIDLVVLAGFLWLVPESLLKAFPNKIINIHPALLPKFGGKGMYGDRVHKAVLEAGEEEHGITIHFVNENFDEGEIIHQARFRIEPGDTIEIIKFNGQQLEHTHYPKIIENLLRKYN from the coding sequence GTGAAAAAGCGTATTGCTATTTTTGCTTCTGGTTCTGGATCGAATGCCCAAAAAATCATGGAGCATTTTAAATATTCTGACAGTGCCGAAGTTGCCTTAGTATTAAGTAATAACCCGGATGCATATGTCTTGCAACGTGCTGACAATTTTGAAATCCCAACCCATGTCTTTGACAAACACGACTTCTATCAAACTGATGAAATTGTAAACTTATTAAAGCGTTTGGAGATCGATCTTGTTGTCCTTGCAGGATTTCTATGGTTGGTACCAGAAAGTCTTTTGAAAGCTTTCCCTAATAAAATCATTAATATTCACCCGGCCTTATTGCCTAAGTTTGGCGGAAAAGGAATGTATGGCGACCGAGTGCATAAAGCTGTACTTGAAGCCGGAGAAGAAGAACATGGAATTACCATACACTTCGTGAACGAAAATTTTGACGAAGGTGAAATCATCCACCAAGCACGCTTCCGCATAGAACCAGGAGACACCATCGAAATCATAAAATTCAACGGCCAACAGCTCGAACATACCCACTATCCAAAAATTATTGAGAATCTGTTGAGGAAGTATAATTGA
- a CDS encoding alpha/beta hydrolase produces the protein MFIKSGDVSNVFNYFITNGENAEYYKTKSVPHGSMIKQWYPSAINQAERRLTVYTPPGYEETKEKYPVLYLLHGMGGDEDAWPTLGRVAQIMDNLIAAGKAKPMIVVMPNGHTSNSATPGSSEKGEYPIEFVTPDVGSGDMESNFGEIIKFVEKNYRVKKDKKNRAIAGLSMGGSHSLFISSYYPNTFDYIGLFSAAYRINDKVKRDVYDNFEQNLLKQKENGYQLYWIGMGKTDFLYKTGADFRKKLDDIGMKYTYRESEGGHTWSNWRDYLVEFAGELF, from the coding sequence ATGTTTATCAAATCCGGGGATGTGAGCAATGTGTTTAATTATTTTATCACTAATGGTGAAAACGCAGAGTACTATAAAACTAAGTCTGTCCCTCATGGTAGCATGATAAAGCAGTGGTATCCTTCAGCGATTAACCAAGCTGAACGAAGACTGACGGTTTATACCCCTCCAGGTTATGAAGAGACAAAAGAAAAATATCCAGTTCTATATTTATTGCATGGCATGGGAGGGGACGAGGATGCCTGGCCGACCCTAGGGCGAGTAGCTCAAATCATGGACAATTTAATTGCTGCAGGAAAAGCTAAACCAATGATTGTGGTGATGCCCAATGGACATACGAGCAATTCTGCAACCCCAGGAAGCTCAGAAAAAGGGGAGTATCCAATCGAATTTGTAACACCAGACGTAGGATCCGGTGATATGGAGTCTAACTTTGGTGAAATTATCAAGTTTGTAGAAAAAAATTATAGAGTGAAAAAGGATAAGAAAAACCGAGCAATTGCAGGATTGTCCATGGGTGGTTCACATTCCTTGTTTATTTCTAGCTATTACCCCAATACTTTTGATTACATAGGTTTATTCTCTGCAGCTTACAGAATCAATGACAAAGTAAAGCGCGATGTTTATGACAATTTTGAGCAAAATCTCCTAAAACAAAAAGAAAACGGATACCAGCTCTATTGGATCGGAATGGGTAAAACAGATTTTCTTTACAAAACAGGAGCAGATTTCAGGAAAAAATTAGATGATATCGGCATGAAATATACCTACAGAGAATCCGAAGGTGGCCATACCTGGTCCAATTGGAGAGATTATCTAGTGGAATTTGCTGGGGAGTTGTTCTAG